In Zingiber officinale cultivar Zhangliang chromosome 6A, Zo_v1.1, whole genome shotgun sequence, a single genomic region encodes these proteins:
- the LOC121998694 gene encoding protein LYK5-like has translation MCGSRASMEALEPGSRRRSRASATASSSAPPSSSYGATSSNGTPTDPGSRPRFRRPPTSGTSSSSNTFTSSSSSALSLASVRSSLPEPPALYPFSELCAATNNFLAKRLPGASSSTWRCSLRGRDVVVVQKSLRRQREDIAVRLAALGRSHHSSLARLLGASSADDYVYLVYEYVSGARLADCLRNSRNPGFTPLASWISRVQVADDVAQGLEYIHHHSSAAAGVHNRITSSAIIVTEPGFRAKICHFGAADLAGEVSEQVAEKVSEITPIPSPTSTRKGPGERQRHIEGTRGYIAPEVISGAPISPRSDVFAFGVVLLELLSGDEPLKYRYDKQQKEFDVVSLIDTARKAMGTENKEEEEDRRGRVRRWVDRRLRDSFPVEAAEKLIRVALRCVEAEPAARPEMTWVAGKVSKAFIESNAWAGKLRVPTDFSVSMAPR, from the coding sequence ATGTGCGGGTCTCGGGCTTCCATGGAGGCATTGGAACCCGGATCCAGGCGTAGATCGCGAGCCTCCGCCACCGCCTCCTCCAGTGCCCCACCCTCTTCCTCCTATGGCGCCACTTCCTCTAATGGGACTCCTACGGATCCTGGAAGCCGACCGAGATTCCGTCGGCCCCCTACCTCaggcacctcctcctcctccaacacTTTTacatcctcctcttcctccgccCTCAGCCTCGCTTCCGTCCGCTCGTCCCTGCCGGAGCCCCCCGCCCTCTACCCCTTCTCGGAGCTCTGCGCCGCCACAAATAACTTCCTCGCCAAGCGCCTCCCTGGTGCCTCTTCCTCCACCTGGCGCTGCAGCCTCCGCGGCCGGGACGTTGTCGTCGTCCAGAAATCCCTCCGCCGCCAACGCGAGGACATCGCCGTCCGCCTCGCCGCCCTGGGTAGATCCCACCACAGCAGCCTCGCTCGCCTTCTCGGCGCATCCTCCGCGGACGACTACGTCTATCTCGTCTACGAGTACGTCTCCGGCGCTAGGCTCGCCGACTGCCTTCGCAACTCGCGGAACCCTGGCTTCACCCCGCTCGCCTCCTGGATCTCACGCGTCCAGGTCGCGGACGACGTCGCCCAAGGTCTCGAGTACATCCACCACCACTCCTCCGCGGCCGCCGGAGTCCACAATCGAATTACTAGCTCCGCCATCATCGTCACCGAACCCGGTTTCCGAGCCAAGATCTGTCATTTCGGCGCCGCAGATCTCGCGGGAGAGGTCTCCGAACAAGTTGCGGAAAAAGTGAGCGAAATTACCCCAATTCCCTCGCCGACATCGACGAGGAAAGGACCGGGCGAGCGGCAGAGGCACATCGAAGGCACACGGGGGTACATCGCGCCGGAGGTGATCTCCGGCGCGCCCATCTCCCCTAGGTCCGACGTGTTCGCCTTTGGAGTAGTGCTCCTGGAGCTGCTTTCCGGCGACGAGCCGCTCAAGTACCGGTACGACAAGCAGCAGAAGGAGTTCGACGTGGTCTCCCTCATCGATACGGCGCGGAAGGCGATGGGCACAGAGaataaagaggaagaagaggatcgGCGTGGGCGGGTTCGGCGGTGGGTGGATCGGCGTCTGCGGGACTCTTTTCCAGTGGAGGCGGCGGAGAAGCTGATCCGTGTGGCGCTACGGTGCGTGGAGGCGGAACCAGCGGCGCGGCCGGAGATGACA